From a single Pseudalkalibacillus hwajinpoensis genomic region:
- a CDS encoding sulfotransferase domain-containing protein gives MIDQNHAIRLPAFFMSSVPKSGTHLLHQLLNGIPGVKMDINDSSKKFFLDAVVARASYFEEVFHDHSSRLKMLSDDEFGLAHVRYSVRYADMFDQLNLKHIFLYRDSRDVLVSMAYFIREKWIRHPLHEDFQSKYVTLKDQLVVLIQGVPEKWPDFHTYISGFYRWIQEDNVLKVTFEQLTESESSREAELVKIVGFLYDADYQHVQ, from the coding sequence ATGATAGATCAAAACCATGCCATACGTTTACCTGCTTTTTTTATGTCATCCGTCCCTAAAAGCGGAACACATTTACTTCATCAACTTTTAAATGGGATACCGGGGGTGAAAATGGATATTAATGATTCGTCGAAAAAATTCTTTTTGGATGCAGTAGTCGCTCGTGCTTCCTATTTTGAAGAAGTCTTTCATGATCATTCTTCAAGATTGAAGATGTTGTCTGATGATGAGTTTGGACTTGCTCATGTTCGATATTCAGTGAGGTATGCTGACATGTTTGACCAGTTGAATTTAAAACATATTTTTCTTTACCGCGACTCGAGAGATGTTCTGGTATCAATGGCTTACTTTATCCGGGAAAAATGGATTAGGCATCCTCTCCATGAGGATTTTCAATCAAAATATGTGACCTTGAAGGATCAATTAGTCGTTCTCATTCAAGGTGTTCCTGAGAAATGGCCAGATTTCCATACGTATATTTCGGGCTTCTACAGGTGGATTCAAGAGGATAATGTTCTTAAAGTCACTTTCGAACAACTCACAGAATCAGAAAGTTCAAGGGAAGCAGAATTAGTGAAGATAGTCGGTTTTCTTTACGATGCAGACTATCAACATGTTCAATAA
- the istA gene encoding IS21 family transposase — MSYVEIHQLYSQGFSKSKIARKLGISRNRVIDYLKMSPDDFEEFITSLKMRGKKLDPYQIHIMEWLKEHPDLTSAQIYDWLEEKLKVKDVSENTVRNYVNELRDKYYIPKVKAHRTYSAIPEVPRGLQAQVDFGQTIVEDAERKKHRLYFIAFILSHSRYKYVEWLDRPFRTTDVIHTHEKAFQYFGGMPQEMVYDQDALLAINENAGDLIMTAEFTKYYQARQFRIYLCRKSDPESKGKVEQVVKFVKNNFSNHRTYNNIEDWNASCLAWLKRTGNYKIHHNIKKRPVEVHALEKPHLRQVSNTYYLFDNVHSPSITRSIQKDNIIRYGGNRYSVPKGTYRYGAANTAYVMEKEGFLYIRLKEAGKVIAKHEITDKKGETITAPEHRNKNTSKRDLLIYEIEDFFTDKTSIKWFMGVLKERYPRHLVDQLKVIQSSIKNYPNEVEEALVKIKQMNMTSANDFRDVVKSLAIEKERLVLTSPQDVQTNEKYQAIVAPERSADIYLEVLSGGK, encoded by the coding sequence ATGTCTTATGTTGAAATTCACCAATTATACTCGCAAGGTTTTTCAAAAAGTAAAATAGCTAGGAAGTTAGGAATATCTAGAAATAGGGTGATTGATTATTTGAAAATGAGTCCAGATGATTTTGAGGAGTTTATAACTTCGTTAAAGATGAGGGGGAAGAAATTAGATCCATATCAAATACATATCATGGAATGGTTGAAAGAGCATCCTGATTTAACATCAGCTCAGATTTATGACTGGCTGGAGGAAAAACTAAAAGTAAAGGATGTGAGTGAGAATACAGTAAGAAATTATGTAAATGAATTGCGTGACAAGTATTACATTCCAAAAGTAAAGGCTCATCGCACTTACAGTGCGATACCAGAAGTGCCGAGGGGTCTACAAGCTCAGGTTGATTTCGGTCAAACAATTGTGGAAGATGCTGAAAGGAAAAAGCATCGCTTATACTTCATCGCATTCATTTTATCGCATTCGAGATACAAATATGTAGAATGGCTAGATCGGCCGTTCCGAACCACCGATGTCATCCACACACACGAGAAAGCGTTCCAGTATTTCGGTGGGATGCCCCAGGAGATGGTTTATGACCAGGATGCCCTTTTGGCAATTAACGAAAATGCCGGTGACTTAATTATGACTGCAGAATTCACGAAGTACTACCAGGCAAGACAATTCAGAATTTATTTGTGCAGAAAGAGTGATCCAGAATCAAAAGGGAAAGTCGAACAAGTTGTGAAATTCGTGAAGAACAATTTCAGCAACCATCGAACTTATAACAATATTGAGGATTGGAATGCTTCCTGCCTAGCCTGGCTGAAACGCACCGGGAACTATAAAATTCATCACAATATAAAAAAGAGACCAGTCGAGGTGCACGCCCTGGAAAAGCCGCACTTACGCCAAGTCTCAAATACCTATTATCTTTTCGATAATGTTCATAGCCCAAGTATAACAAGAAGCATTCAAAAGGACAATATCATTCGATATGGCGGTAACCGTTATAGTGTACCGAAAGGTACCTATCGGTACGGAGCAGCAAACACGGCTTACGTCATGGAAAAAGAAGGATTCCTATATATTCGATTAAAAGAAGCTGGAAAAGTTATCGCGAAGCATGAAATAACAGACAAAAAAGGAGAAACCATAACCGCCCCTGAACATCGAAATAAGAATACTTCAAAAAGAGATTTACTTATATATGAAATCGAGGATTTCTTTACGGACAAGACTTCTATCAAGTGGTTTATGGGAGTATTAAAAGAACGTTATCCTCGTCACCTAGTTGATCAACTGAAAGTGATCCAATCTTCCATCAAGAACTATCCAAATGAGGTGGAAGAGGCTCTTGTAAAGATAAAACAAATGAATATGACAAGCGCAAATGACTTTCGTGATGTAGTCAAATCGTTAGCGATAGAAAAAGAGAGATTGGTTCTGACCTCCCCACAAGATGTGCAGACAAATGAAAAGTATCAAGCGATCGTTGCACCAGAACGATCAGCGGATATCTATCTCGAAGTGTTGTCAGGAGGTAAGTGA